GCGTCCGGTCTCGGCCTCCTTGGCCTCGACCAGGTCGAGCACCTCCTCGAAGGTCGGCACCTCGAAGAGACCGTCGTAGGCGGTGTTGTCAGGGCGGTCGCCGGGGATGCGCTCCTTGGCCCGCAGCGTCTTCAGCTCGGCGAGCGTGAAGTCCTCGGTGAACCAGCCGGTCAGCGCCTTGCCGTCGATGGTCTTGGTCGTCTTCCGGCCCGCGAACTCAGGACGGTCGGCGACGTCGGTGGTGCCCGAGATCTCGTTCTCGTGGCGGGTGACGAGCACACCGTCCTTGGTGGAGACGACGTCGGGCTCGACGAAGTCGGCGCCCTGCTGGATGGCCAGCTCATAGGACGCCAGCGTGTGCTCGGGCCGGTAGCCGGAGGCGCCACGGTGGCCGAAGACGACCGGTTCGGCGTGCTTGTGCTTGGCCGCCTGGACGGCGGTCATGGTGGTGGACGCCGCGGAGGCGGGGGTCGAGACCAGGACGGTCCCTGCGGTGAGCGCCGCGGCGGCGGTGAGCGTGAGAGCACGCATGCGAGTGGGGTTCAACGTGGTCATGCGGCGATCACACCGGCTCTGGGAGACCCCCGGCCCGTGGTGCGGTGAACGAGGAATGACGTTTCGACGCCCGGCCTTCGGCTATCACTTCGCGGAGCACGTCCGGGTGGTTGGTGATGACGCCGTCGACGCCACGGTCGAGCACCCTGCGCATCGCTGCGGCGTCGTCGACGGTCCAGGCGTGGATGTGCATGCCGAGCCGGTGCACCCGGGCAACGTAGGAGGCGTCGACGGCGCTGTGGGTGGGGTTGATCTCGTCTGCCCAGGTGTAGTCGTCCAGGGCGGTGTAGGCAGGCTTGCCGAGCAGGCCGACCGGCACCTCGGGCTGAATCTTCTTGTAGGTCTTCATCGAGCCGAAGTCGAAGCTCTGCACCGCGATCCGTCCGGTCGCCACCGCCGTGCGCACGAAGCCGGGGAGGGAGTCGAACGTCGCGGCGACCGCCTTCTCGATGCCCGGGTAGAGCGCCGGAGACTTGAGCTCCATCCTGATCCCGGACGGGGAGAGCCCCACGGCCACGATCATCTCCTTGAGCGTCGGCACCCGGGCTCCGGCGTACTTCTTGCTGAACCAGGAGCCGGCGTCGAGGGTCTTGATCTCGGCGAGGGTGAAGTCCCTGACGTTCCACGGCGAGCGACCGGGGAAGCGCTGCTCGACGTCGGTCGTACGCGCCAGGGTGGTGTCGTGGATCAGGACGAGCTTGCCGTCCTTGGTGGCCTGCACGTCCGACTCGATCCAGTCGGCGCGCTGCCTGATCCCGAGCGCGAAGGCGGCGAGGGTGTTCTCCGGGGCGTAGGCGCTCGCCCCGCGGTGAGCGGTCACCGCGATGTCGACGGAACGATGGGCCTCGGCGGCGTTGACCGCTGCCGGGGCGATCATCGTGCCTGCGGCCAGCGCCACGCCGGCCAGAGCTGAGGTGAAGATTTTCGACGCGACTGACGACAGCGACATTGCGCACTCCCGAGATCAGTGGATGACGACTGATCCCGAGCGTGGCGATCCCCGCCGACGCTGCCTCGACGGACTGATGGCCGGTTTCGTACGCCTGGGTGAACTCAGCCCGGACTCAGCCCGGGCTCATCCGCAGTCTCAGCCCAGGACGGCGCGAAGTCGGTCGGCGTACTCCTGCTGTTCGCCGACGGAGTACTTGTGACGCGGCCAGAAGAAGCCCTTGAGCCCGTCGCCGCGGCGACGCGGGACGACGTGCAGGTGAAGATGCGGCACCGACTGGCTGACCACGTTGTTGATCGCCACGAAGCTGCCCTGCGCGTCGAGGCCGTCGACCACGGCGGCAGCGAGACGCTGCGAGTTGGCCACGAAGCGTTCGTGCAGTTCGGGCGGGAGATCCAGAAGGGTCTCGAGGTGCTGGCGGGGCACCATCAGGATGTGGCCCTTCTGCACCGGACGGTGATCGAGGAAGGCCACGAAGTCGTCGTCGCTGAGCACCACCTCGGCCTCGAGCTCACCAGCGATCACCTGGCAGAAGACACAGCTCACATCGTTCGCTCGCTGTGGTTCGCTCACGACTCCTCTCCCCACGAGAGCGTCGCGACCACCAGGTCGACGGTGGGCAGGGCCAGGTCGATGAGCTCGCGGCGCGGGAAGGAGTAGACCAGCCGCGACTCGTAGTGCCGGTCGGGCGAGGCCACCCAGCGCTGTCCCACCGTGGTCATGTCGGTCTGCATCGGGTGACGCACCAGGCCGAACGGCGCGGGCCGGTCGAGCGCGACCGCAAGCCCTGCCGGGCGCCGGCCGACCCGCTGCAGCCAGTAGGCCAGGAAAGCGGCCCCTTGCTCGACCGCTGTCTCCTTGGCAGTGGTCATCCACTGCGCCCACTCGGGCTGCTCGCTCTTGGTGCGCTGCACCTTCGGAAGCACCTTGGCGGCCAGGTCGGCGAGCTGGTAGTCGCGTACGTCCTCGTCGGACATGTCCACGACATACCACTCCTGCGCCTTCGGCAGCCGCAGGTCGACGTGCGGCTTGGGCCCGAGCGCCTTGAGCACGTCCGTGACGCTCACCCGGAGCCTCGCGGGCCCCTCGGGGTCGAAGGTGACGTGGGCGATCTCCTCGAGGTTGGCGGCGAGGAAGTCACGCACCCCGGCGGCATCGCGCAGCTGCGATCGTCGCCGAGCGTCCTTCGCCACGAACGCATCCAACTTCTCCTGCGAGGAGAAGAGCATCGCCTCGTACGGAGGCCGGTCGCCGTGATCCCCGGGAAAGACCCGGATCCGGGCCTCGTCGAGCTGGGGAACGACGACCTGCCCCGTACGCAGCGCGGCACCGACCGCGTCGACGTCGGCGGCGGCAAGCGCCGCCTCCAGCGCGCGGTTTCGGTAGCCGTCGATCATCTCCCGAGGCTAACGCCCGGGAGCGGCCGGGTCGGGCTAGGCGGCTCCGAGACGCTGTGGCGTGTCGTCGTCGCAGGTCGCGAAGAAGTTGCCGACCTCGTCGACCATGTGACTGAACGACTCCGCGGCGAAGAGCACCGGCTGATAATGGGTGATGTCGTAGTCGACCGTCGCCATCTGCGCGAAGTCGATCGGACGCACCTCCACCTCGTGCATCTCCTCGATCTCGCCGTAGGAGGACAGCAGCCCGGCACCGTACGCCTTGAGCTCGCCCTGCTCGTGGAGCACCCCGAACTCGATGGTGAACCAGAAGACGTCGGCGACGGCCTGGAGCGCCTCCCGGGTCTGCACCCGTCGCGCCGCGGCGCCGGCGAGGCGCTTGACCTCGGCCACCTGCGGGTCGGCCAGCAGGTTTCCGTGGCCGATCACCTCGTGGATGATGTCGGGCTCAGGGGTGTAGAGCGGCACCGCGTGGTGGCGCAGATACTGCGTCGAGTGGAACTGCCGATCGGCGAGGGATCCGTAGAACTCCTCCAACGGCACGATGCCCGCGGCCGGCACATACTCGAACCCGGTCAGCGCCTTCAGCCCGGCGCTCACCTCGTCGAGCTGCGGCACCCGGTCTGTCGGCAGGTTCAGAGCCTCGACCGCGGCCAGGTAGTTGCGGCAGGCATACTTCGCGTGCAGCGGCGCGATCTCACGAGAGACCGTGCGCCAGATCTCGTTCTCCGTCTCGGTGTAGTCGATCCGGGGCACACTCTCCCCCGGCTTCCAACCGAGCGCCGCGCCAGCGATCTCGCTGCGTCGAGCCCGGTAGTCCTGGTCTGCGAACCCGGGGTGGTTGTCCCCCAGATGCACCTCGACCTGCCCATCCTCGCCCACGGTGACGGGTGAGTAGAGCTGTCCTTCCTCGAACATCTTTACCTCCATGTGACGTACGCCTCACCACCCTATCGCCCGTGCGGTCGTGGTCATCCGGCGATGTCACCCCGCTACCGCAAATCTTTCGGCTCACCCGTTGAAGAAGCCGGATCCGGACGCTCATGGAGGAGCACGCCCAACCGGGCCATCACGTCGACCTGCGCCGGGTTGTAGATGTCGGCGAGCGCCCGCTGGACGTTTCTCGACGCGGTCCGCTCGCCCTGCGGGGAGTCGGCCGGGGCGGTGACGAGGCCCGGGTGCTGCCGGTAGAGCGCATGCACGAACGGCACCAGACGTTCGGCCAGATCGGCACGGGCCTCCTCGTCGGCCTCCGCCGGCAGGTCCTCGAACTCCTGGCCGACCGGGTCGACCACGGGATCCCGGGCCAGGCCGGCGTACGCCTCCATCCCGCGTGGCCCGAGCACGCGACCGAGCACCGTGAGGAACGAGCGGTCATCCTCGGAGATCGGGGTGTCGGTCAGAGCGGTCGCGAGCTCGAGCGGCAGCTCGGTCGGCGCCGACCGCTGCAGGATGTAGCCGAGCTCGATCCTGGCCCGCTGCAACCGCTCGATGGTCGCCGCGAGCTCTGCGTCGAGCGTGCGCAGCGCCTCCTCCGGATGCCCGTCACTGTCGCCCATCTCGGCGATCTGAGGGAGCGAGAAGCCGAGGTCGACCAGGCGCTTGATCCGCAGGAGACGCACCAGATGGGCGACCCCGTACTGCTTGTAGCCGTTGGCCCGCCGCTCGGGCTCGGCGAGGAGCCCGACCTCGTGGTAATGCCGAACCGCCCGCAGGCTGGTGCCCGCCAGCTCGGCGATCTCGCGTGTGCTCCACGCCATCGTGGTCCTCCCGGTCCAGGCCTGGCCGGCCGCGTCCGCGGCGACCCACCTATTCGAAACCATGCCGCAGCGGCATGGTCAACCAGGTTGCGGATGTGATTCAGGTCACCATCACGAGCACTTGAGTGTGCCGTAACGGCACAGCATCTGCTGGATACGGCACGGCACCACGTACGACGCCGCGACGACCACCGAGACCCATCTTTCGCACCGGGAGAGACAGTGAAACCTCACCGCACTGCCACGATCACCGCAGCAGCCACATCCGTCCTCGCGTTGCTGGCCGCGCCCATGCTGACCGGCGCAGCCGGCGCCGCCGCCCACGCCGCGACGGAGCCCGCTCGCGCCCCGGCCGACGGCGGCATCACCCACGCGGAGAACGACCGAGTGCCCGAGGGGGCCGCGTGGACGGAGCACTACTTCCCGTCCTCAGACGGCTCGAAGACAGAGCTGCACGCCGACGTGATGCTGCCGGAGGACCTGCCCGCCGGGACCAAGGTGCCCGTGATCCTCTCGGTCGGCGCCTACTTCGGCCACTCCGGGCAACTGGCCGAGGAGGGCTGGAAGACGGCCGGCCCCTCCGACCGGTTCCAGGACCTGGCCGAGGGCGGCAAGCTCTTCGACCGCGGCTACGCGCTCGTCCAGGTGGACCTGCGCGGTTTCGGCGGCTCCACCGGCTGCCTCGACTTCATGGGCAAGGGCGAGCAGGCCGACGTGAAGGCAGCCGTCGACTGGGCCGCGTCGCAGTCGTGGTCGACGGGCGCGGTGGGCATGTACGGCAAGTCGTACGACGCCATCACCGGCCTCGTCGGCAACAACCTCGGCCCGGACGGGCTCGAGGCCGTCGTGGCCCAGGAGCCGGCCTGGGACATGTATGACCTCGTCCGCTCCAACCGCGTCGCGAAGCTCAGCGGGGTGCTCGCGCCCAACACCTACAACCAGATCGCCCAGCTGCCGCAACTGTCCGACGACACCGAGCGCTACCGCAAGAACGCGGCCTACGAGCAGCAGCACCCCGAGTGCGTCGCCTACAACACCGACAACAACCTGAGCTCCGACCCGGAGTCGAAGTACTGGCGGCAACGTGACCTCGCCGAGCAGGCCAAGGGCAGCGACACCCCGCTGTTCGTGACCCAGGGTTTCATCGAGTCGAACACCAAGCCCGAGTCGATGCAGGAGTACCTGGACAACCACGAGGG
The sequence above is drawn from the Nocardioides albertanoniae genome and encodes:
- a CDS encoding glycerophosphodiester phosphodiesterase yields the protein MSLSSVASKIFTSALAGVALAAGTMIAPAAVNAAEAHRSVDIAVTAHRGASAYAPENTLAAFALGIRQRADWIESDVQATKDGKLVLIHDTTLARTTDVEQRFPGRSPWNVRDFTLAEIKTLDAGSWFSKKYAGARVPTLKEMIVAVGLSPSGIRMELKSPALYPGIEKAVAATFDSLPGFVRTAVATGRIAVQSFDFGSMKTYKKIQPEVPVGLLGKPAYTALDDYTWADEINPTHSAVDASYVARVHRLGMHIHAWTVDDAAAMRRVLDRGVDGVITNHPDVLREVIAEGRASKRHSSFTAPRAGGLPEPV
- a CDS encoding HIT family protein, which encodes MSEPQRANDVSCVFCQVIAGELEAEVVLSDDDFVAFLDHRPVQKGHILMVPRQHLETLLDLPPELHERFVANSQRLAAAVVDGLDAQGSFVAINNVVSQSVPHLHLHVVPRRRGDGLKGFFWPRHKYSVGEQQEYADRLRAVLG
- a CDS encoding phenylalanine 4-monooxygenase; this translates as MFEEGQLYSPVTVGEDGQVEVHLGDNHPGFADQDYRARRSEIAGAALGWKPGESVPRIDYTETENEIWRTVSREIAPLHAKYACRNYLAAVEALNLPTDRVPQLDEVSAGLKALTGFEYVPAAGIVPLEEFYGSLADRQFHSTQYLRHHAVPLYTPEPDIIHEVIGHGNLLADPQVAEVKRLAGAAARRVQTREALQAVADVFWFTIEFGVLHEQGELKAYGAGLLSSYGEIEEMHEVEVRPIDFAQMATVDYDITHYQPVLFAAESFSHMVDEVGNFFATCDDDTPQRLGAA
- a CDS encoding MerR family transcriptional regulator — its product is MAWSTREIAELAGTSLRAVRHYHEVGLLAEPERRANGYKQYGVAHLVRLLRIKRLVDLGFSLPQIAEMGDSDGHPEEALRTLDAELAATIERLQRARIELGYILQRSAPTELPLELATALTDTPISEDDRSFLTVLGRVLGPRGMEAYAGLARDPVVDPVGQEFEDLPAEADEEARADLAERLVPFVHALYRQHPGLVTAPADSPQGERTASRNVQRALADIYNPAQVDVMARLGVLLHERPDPASSTGEPKDLR
- a CDS encoding CocE/NonD family hydrolase encodes the protein MKPHRTATITAAATSVLALLAAPMLTGAAGAAAHAATEPARAPADGGITHAENDRVPEGAAWTEHYFPSSDGSKTELHADVMLPEDLPAGTKVPVILSVGAYFGHSGQLAEEGWKTAGPSDRFQDLAEGGKLFDRGYALVQVDLRGFGGSTGCLDFMGKGEQADVKAAVDWAASQSWSTGAVGMYGKSYDAITGLVGNNLGPDGLEAVVAQEPAWDMYDLVRSNRVAKLSGVLAPNTYNQIAQLPQLSDDTERYRKNAAYEQQHPECVAYNTDNNLSSDPESKYWRQRDLAEQAKGSDTPLFVTQGFIESNTKPESMQEYLDNHEGVERGWLGQWDHVRGNERDQDGRLQMGRQGWFEEVMSFYDEHLKGTEPTTHHPSFAVQDSHGAWRAQDTWPARTVSDEVALRDGSYVDSGAPGRKQSHTTWSEPVPADVRLTGTPRLHLTNDGVGNLMVKLYDVAPDGSSVMFDEQVSLVDTAGKLSLDLKSTDWTLPKGHSLAVEIGTIYDGAWVDTPTGSRITTTDARLTLAVEDPADDTPTAGKKAPYLDTYRQIYAKDLTPGTPTFTVPTPDR